DNA from Hyphomicrobiales bacterium:
TTGGCGATCACCGCTCGGCGCAGAACCGCCACCGCCTGCTCGTGCCGCCCAAGCCCTCGCAAAGCGGCTGCATAGTTGAGGGCGGCCGTGCGATCGTTGGGATCGCGGTCATAGCGCTGCTCCCACTGGTTGGCGGCACGGCGCAACTGATCATCGGAAAACAATTCGGCGCGCCCTTCCACGGCAGTGCCATGGGTCGAAACAGCAGATGTGCTGCACCCGGCGACCACCAGCGCCGTGCCCACAAGAGCAAGGCTTGCCAGTTTGCGCCATTGGCGGGAGGGTGATCTGTGGGAAAACGGAACGTTGTTCATGACCAACTGCGCACAAAAAGCGTGGCGGTAGGCGAGCAATACGCGCATCATCCCTTGCCACATGGTTGTCTGCAGCAATACTCCGTTAACCCTAATGAACCCTTAAATCCGCTCGAAATCAGCGCCTTACCTTTGCTACAGCCGCTCCCCCTAAACCAACTCGACTGAGGCTCTTTTGACCGTATCCCTGCCCGATCGCACGGCGCTCGCCGCCCGTCTCCCACTGCCCGACAGCCTTGATGATGGCGCCCCCACCATGCCGCTCTTCTGCGTCACGTCGATGGACCAGGCGCGCGAAGCTCTGGGCGACAAGGACGCGGCGCTGCACAATTGGGCCAAAGCACAAGGATTCGAGGCCAAACCTGGGCAGGTGCTTGTATTGCCGGACGGTGACGGGGCAATCGTCGCGGTGCTGGTTGGTTGCAAAGCCAATGCGGCCGGTCTTGCCGATCCAGGTTTTGCGCTCGGCGCGCTTCCTGGGCAGCTGCCGGCGGGGACCTACACGCTCGAAACACCCATCGCCAATGCCGACATGGCGCTCACGGCATTTTTGCTTGGCACCTACAGTTTCACAACCTTCAAGCCGGCCAAACGCGGCGAGGTGCGCCTTGCCACCGCCGACGCCGCTCGCGAACGCGCCATCACCCAAGCACGCGGCGTCATCTTTGGGCGCGATCTCATCAACACACCGGCCAATCTGCTTGGCCCTGCCGCTTTGGCGGACAGCGCGCTTGGCATGGCCAAAGAGTTCGGTGCGGAGACCATTGTGATTGTGGGCGAGGACCTCCTTGATCCCAACAACCCCTTTCCAATGATCCACACTGTGGGGGCAGCCGCCAACAACGCACCGCGACTGTTCGATATGCGTTGGAACGGCGGCGCAGACGATGCGCCACGCCTGACACTGGTCGGCAAGGGCGTGTGCTTCGACAGTGGTGGGCTCAACATCAAGCCAGGCAATTCCATGGCGCTGATGAAGAAGGATATGGGCGGGGCCGCCGCCGTGCTCGGGCTTGCCCTGATGATTATGGAAGCCAAACTACCGGTGCGGCTGCGCGTGCTTATCCCTTGCGTTGAAAACGCGATCGCCTCGCAGGCCTTCCGGCCAAGCGATGTGCTCACGAGCCGCAAGGGCTTGACGGTGGAGATCGGCAACACCGATGCGGAAGGCCGTTTGGTGTTGGGCGATGCACTGGCGTTGGGCGATGAAGAGGCGCCCGACCTGATGATCGATATGGCGACCCTGACAGGTGCAGCACGCGTAGCACTTGGCCCCGATTTGCCTCCCTTCTTTACCGATCACGATGCCCTGGCAGATGCGATCATGGAAGCAAGTGAAGCGCAGGACGACCCAGTGTGGCGGATGCCGCTATGGGACCGCTACGACAGCGCCATAGCTGGCAAGGTCGGTGACATCTCCAACACGGGCAACATGCCTTTTGCCGGTGCCATTACCGCGGCTCTCTTCCTGCGGAGGTTCGTTGAAAAGGCAAAAAGCTGGGTGCATGTGGACATTTACGGCTGGACACCCTCGTCCCGGCCCGGTCGCCCAGAAGGTGGCGAGGCGCAGGCCATTCGCGCACTGTTTAACCTTGTCGCCAAGCGCTACGCCAAAACCGATTGATTCCAAGGCCCAAAAGGCGGTATCAATTGCGCTTCCGAAACAATTGTCGTGCGGAGCGCGTGTTGCGTTGAGTGGGTTCGCATCAACAGGGTATTCGCCAAGCCGAGGCGTTGGCTTGTCGCCGCAAAAAGCGTTGCGGCTCTGGCATGATGTCGCGCTGACGCGGGTCCGCGGCAATGTCGGTGACCTTACCGAACGGCAGATGTTGATCCTGCTGACAATCTATCTTGAGAACCCACCGCACACGGTGCGCGGCCTAGCCGCCAAACTCGGGGTCACCAAACCGGTTATCACGCGCGCCCTCGATACCATGGGTGCGATGGGCCTTGTCAGCCGCAAACGCGATGAAGCCGACAAGCGTAATGTTATCATCCAGCGCACGGTTGATGGAGCGCTATATGTCGAAGCGCTGGCCGAAACTATTGTTGGTCACGCCGAGGAATTGCGCTGATGCCTGATCGAGCGGCTCCGGCACTTGATCCGCGCATACATCCCTACAAACACGACATCGCCGCCGCCCATCTGAAAGGCGAGGTGGAGGCAGACATCTTTGTTGAGGGCAAACCGCACCGTGTCACCGAACCGCTCACAGACGTTTTGAGCGATCAAATGGGTGAGGCACGAACGAGCCAAGCGCTCTATGGTGAGACCTTCATGGTCTACCAGACCGAGGGCTATTGGGCCTGGGGTCAGTTGATGACCGATGGTTATGTCGGGTGGCTGAGCGCGCTTAGCCTGATTGCCAGCGACGGAACCGATCCAACGCACGTGGTTAGTGCGCCGCTCACCCGCGCGACCGACAAAAGCATCAAGGTGCTTGGCAATGGACCGATGCCCATGGGCGCGCAGCTTCGGGTATCTGATCCGTCAATTGAGATTGGCGGATCATCCGCCAGATTTGCCCAAAGCGATGCCGGCGCGCTGCCCGCCGACCATCTTCGCTCGCTTTCCACACCGGTCCACGATTGGGTCGCTGTGGCCGCACTTTTCACCAACACGCCCTATGTCTGGGGCGGACGATCAGCGCTTGGCATCGACTGTTCGGCATTGGTTCAACTGGCCATCCAGCAGGCGGGCATCGCCTGCCCACGCGACAGCGATATGCAAGAGGCACGGCTTGGCCATCAGGTCGAACGGTCAGATGGTCTGCAGCGTGGCGATCTTGCGTTTTGGCCCGGCCATGTCGGCATCATGTTGGATGATGCCACGCTGTTTCACGCCAACGCCTTTGCCATGGCCACCGTCGCGGAACCGCTCATCGATGTTGAACACCGCATCGGCGAAGCTCGGACAATCAAGCGGCTCGATCAATAACCGGCCTGTCGATCCACCAGATTGTCGAGCGTTTGACCTGATGCGTAGGCGATCAGATTTTCCACCATGCGACCAAGCAAGGATTCTGGCGCACTCATACCGGCCGTATGCGGCGTGATCAGAATGTTCGGCGCCGTCCACAGCGGGTGATCGCATGGCAAAGGCTCTTGATGGAACACGTCGATGGACGCTCCCTTCAGGACGCCATCTTGGAGCGCTTTGAGCAAATCATCTTCGTTTTGATGGCCACCGCGCCCGCCATTGATCAGAAACGGTCCGCCGGTCACGCCATCTTGCGGCAGCTTGGCAAAAAGATCAGCGTTCAAAATCTCGCGGGTTGCCTCAGTGAGCGGCAGCAAACAGATCAGAATATCGCTGCGCGCCAGAAACGCGTCGATCTCATCCAGCCCTGCAAAAACGGGGATTGACGTGTCCGGCTTCGGGTTGCGCGCCCACCCAGCTAGGTCGTAGCCCAACAGGTCGAGCACCGCCGCAACGGATTGGCCGAGCTCGCCAAATCCCATGATCCCAACACGCACATCGGGCGCTGACGTCTGCGGTAGCGGTTTCCATTCTGACCGCCTTTGCGCATCCAAATAGGCAAGCGCCTGGCGGTGGTGGGCGATGACGTTCATCACTGTCCACGCGGTCACGCGGCCCGTCAAATCTGGGTCGATGACACGGATGATGGCGACATCCTCGGCCAAGTCCTGGCGGCGCACCAAATGGTCAACGCCGGCGCCGGTTGAGAGAATGGCCTTCAGATTGGGAAAGTTGGAAAAGAAGCCGTCCGGTGTGTGCCAAGCAACAGCATACTTCACCTGCTCGCAAATCTCGGGCGCTGGCGGCGTCATGCCGTCTGAAAAGATCACATCCTCGCGCGGCACATGATGTTCCAGATGCGCGATCCAGCCATCCGGCGACCAATCGCCGACGGTCAGAACGATCTTTCCGAGGTCAGGCTTGCCCATGTTCTACACTCCCGGCGAGGGGCGCAGCGCCCGGTTTTCTTCTGGCTCCAAAATGTAGGCCCGGTAAGGGTGCGCGGCGAAGGTGCCGAGAATGCGCAGCTCCGCAGAGAAGAACTCCAATTCCTCCATCGCCAGGGCCACATGCTTGTCGTCCGGGTGCCCGTCAATCTCAGCGTAAAACTGAGAGGCAAAAAACTGTCCGCCCGTTTGATAGCTTTCCAGCTTGGTCATGTTGACCGAATTTGTGGCGAAACCCGACAGCGCCTTGAATAGGGCCGCCGACACGTTGCGCACACGGAAAATGAAAGCCGTAACGACCGGACCGTTACCTGCCGGAACACTGATCGGCTCGCGGGCGAGCGTGATGAACCGCGTGGTGTTGTGGTCCTCGTCTTCGATGTCCTCGGCGAGGACATCAAGGCCATAGACCTCGGCGGCCAAAGACGAGGCAATGGCTGCCTGGGTCGGATCATTGCGCTCAGCAATCTGGCGCGCCGAGCCTGCCGTGTCGGCGCCGATAACGGCTTCCAGCCGGTGCTCACGGAGGAATTTGCGGCACTGGCCGAGCGCCATCACATGGCTTTGCGCACTTTTCACTTGGTCGAGCCTGGTTCCTTTGATTGCCACTAGCTGGTGGTGAATCGGAAGAAAATGCTCTCCGGTGATATGAAGCGGCGATGTCGGCAGCAGATGATGAATATCGGCGACACGCCCGGCCACCGAGTTTTCGATCGGGATCATGCCAAGATCAGCCGAACCGTCCTCGATCAGCTGGAACGCGTCTTCAAACGTTGCGCAGGGCACAGGCTCAGCGTCGGGATAGGCTTCTTTGCAGGCGATGTGCGAGTTGGCGCCAGGCTCGCCCTGGAAAACGATCTTCATTTTTGTTTTGCGCAAGGCGCTCTGGTCTTTCAGACCAACCGCTTTGTTGCGCTGTTCCTTACATGTTGCTTGGGGACAGTTGCCGTCTGGCTTCGTCCAGATGCTCCGGCGTATCGACGCCCAGCGGTACACCATCAACGATAGCAACATCAATGCGCATTCCCGCTTCCAGCGCGCGCAGTTGCTCAAGCTTCTCACGAGTTTCCAGCGTCGATGGCGGCAAGCCGACAAAGCGCTCCAGCGCGGACCGCCGATACACGTAGAGACCGATATGGTGAAACAGCGGGCCATCGCCGTGCGGCGCGGTAGCGCGTGTGAAGTACAGGGCGCGCAAATGCCTGTCGCTGAGCGGCGTGCCAACGACCTTGACGACGTTTGGGTCGGTGCGCTCATGGTCGACTGTGATCGGGGTGGTGAGCGTCGCGATATCAACCGCCGGATCTTCCATCAGCATGGCTGCCTTTTGGATGATCGCGGGATCGAGCGTCGGCAAATCTCCCTGGACATTGACGATCAGGTCCATCTGTCTATCGGGATCGAGCGTTTGCAGCGCTTCAAAAATCCGGTCGGAACCCGAGGGATGGTCGGCCCGTGTCATCACCGCCTTGCCGCCATGCGCCTCGACCGCACGCAAGACATCGGCGTCATCGGTGGCCACGACCGGCTCACCCAATCCGGCCTCTCGGGCACGATCGACGACATGGACGATCATCGGTTTCTCGCCGATCATCGCCAATGGCTTGCCCGGTAGCCGAGTGGAGGCCATCCGGGCCGGAATCAACACCAGGGAACGGGGCAATTTTTCGCTCATAGGGGCAGGCCTTTGGATGCGTTCTTGCCATTTACCCCCAGCGGATCGGGCAAATGGTCGCAAGACCCCCCTGTCATCCCTTTGAACTTATTGCAAGGCGGCGGCTTATAGGGTTATCACCGCGACCAATTGCGGGCGCGCACGCGCCTGATCTTTCCGTCGACCACAGCATAGATTGGGATTTTTCGACATGGACGGCTTTGAGCTCAACAAGATTGTGGGCGCGCTTCTGGGATCGGTTCTTGTGGTGATGCTTGTCGGCTTCATCGCTGAGCTCCTCTACCATGTCGATGAACCGGAAGTTGCCGGCTACTCGATCGAGGTGCCTGAAGAGGAAGTCGCCGACGCCTCCGCCGAGGAAGAAGAGATGGTCTCGGTGCTTGATCTGCTGGCGACCGCCGACGTGGCTGCTGGCGAAAGCGCCGTGCGTCGCTGTGCTTCCTGCCACACGTTTGAAGAAGGTGGCGCCGATGGCGTTGGTCCGCACATGTGGGGCGTGGTCAACCGTCCCAAGGGCTCCGTTGACGGCTTCAACTATTCTGATGCCATGGCCGCTGTTGGCGAAGCCGGTGAGGTTTGGGGTTTTGAAGAGTTGGACGGCTTCATCGCCAACCCGCGTGGCTACCTTGAAGGCACGACGATGGGCTTTGCCGGCATTCGCGACGTGGAAGATCGCGCCGACATCCTGGCCTATCTGAACACACTGCAAGCCGAGCCGATCGACCTTTCCACGGTTGCGGCAACGCAGTAGCGCGCCATTCTGGCTGCTCGACATTCGACACGATACGCAAAGCGCCGGCAACAACCGGCGCTTTTTTGCGTTCCTGCGCCAAAAACTCCCTGATCAACGGCGCGTGATCAAACACCCGCCCTCGCCGCCATGCCGCAACTGCGCCATATTCCCCATCACGTTTGGTTTCGAATCATGATCCCAGGTCAGTGGCTGGCACCCTCTTTGCTTTGCCGAGCCTTTGAAGTGGGTCAGGAGCCAATGGAACAACGCGAGAAGGTAGTGCCTCGTGATTTTTGCTAACCGCGGTGGCCTGACGGCCGCTGTCACCAAGTTCGGGCTGGTCGTTGGCGTCGTCGGCAGCCTTGCTTTGATTGCTGCCATTGGCGCGACGGCGCAAGGCGCATCAACCGACAACACTGTTTCAGAGACGCCTGATCCAACTGTTACTGAGCAAACGCTCGAATTGCCTCCGGCGACGTTCGATGATTGGCGCCACGCGGCAACGCTCAATGAGACAGCGCCGAAATACCCCGAGGGTTTTGCGCATTTCGATTATGTCAATCCGCAAGCGCCGAAGGGTGGTGCGGTTCGGATGGCCGATCTTGGCTCCTTCGACAGCCTCAATTTCCTGCCGGCGCGCGGCGAAATCCCGCTCGGGCTTGGTCTTGTCTATGACACGTTGATGACGCCCTCGCTCGACGAGCGCTCGACCGCCTATGGATTGCTTGCCGAAGCGATGCGCTACCCGGACGACTATTCTTACGTCACCTACCGCTTGCGCGAAGAAGCAAGGTGGCATGACGGGGTTCCCGTCACGCCGGCGGATGTGGTGTTTTCGTTCAACGCCCTGGTTGAACACAACCCGCAGCAGGCGGCCTACTATTCCCATGTAACCAGCGCGGTCATCAGCGGTGAGCGCGAAGTGACCTTCACCTTTGACCAGACTGGCAATCGCGAACTCCCGCATATTGTTGGCCAGTTGATTGTCATGCCCGCCCATTGGTGGACGGAGAGCGATGGCGACGACAATATCCGCGACATCACCCGTGGTACGCTCGAGGCGCCGCTTGGCTCAGGGCCCTATCGGATCGCCGAGGTCAATGCCGGTCGCAGCATCACCTATGAGCGGGTGGAGGACTATTGGGCCGCTGATCTCAACGTGAATGTCGGCCACTATAATTTCGACCGGATCACCTATCTCTATTTCCGC
Protein-coding regions in this window:
- a CDS encoding prephenate dehydratase, with the translated sequence MKIVFQGEPGANSHIACKEAYPDAEPVPCATFEDAFQLIEDGSADLGMIPIENSVAGRVADIHHLLPTSPLHITGEHFLPIHHQLVAIKGTRLDQVKSAQSHVMALGQCRKFLREHRLEAVIGADTAGSARQIAERNDPTQAAIASSLAAEVYGLDVLAEDIEDEDHNTTRFITLAREPISVPAGNGPVVTAFIFRVRNVSAALFKALSGFATNSVNMTKLESYQTGGQFFASQFYAEIDGHPDDKHVALAMEELEFFSAELRILGTFAAHPYRAYILEPEENRALRPSPGV
- a CDS encoding cytochrome c family protein; translated protein: MDGFELNKIVGALLGSVLVVMLVGFIAELLYHVDEPEVAGYSIEVPEEEVADASAEEEEMVSVLDLLATADVAAGESAVRRCASCHTFEEGGADGVGPHMWGVVNRPKGSVDGFNYSDAMAAVGEAGEVWGFEELDGFIANPRGYLEGTTMGFAGIRDVEDRADILAYLNTLQAEPIDLSTVAATQ
- a CDS encoding glyoxylate/hydroxypyruvate reductase A, coding for MGKPDLGKIVLTVGDWSPDGWIAHLEHHVPREDVIFSDGMTPPAPEICEQVKYAVAWHTPDGFFSNFPNLKAILSTGAGVDHLVRRQDLAEDVAIIRVIDPDLTGRVTAWTVMNVIAHHRQALAYLDAQRRSEWKPLPQTSAPDVRVGIMGFGELGQSVAAVLDLLGYDLAGWARNPKPDTSIPVFAGLDEIDAFLARSDILICLLPLTEATREILNADLFAKLPQDGVTGGPFLINGGRGGHQNEDDLLKALQDGVLKGASIDVFHQEPLPCDHPLWTAPNILITPHTAGMSAPESLLGRMVENLIAYASGQTLDNLVDRQAGY
- a CDS encoding C40 family peptidase, which produces MPDRAAPALDPRIHPYKHDIAAAHLKGEVEADIFVEGKPHRVTEPLTDVLSDQMGEARTSQALYGETFMVYQTEGYWAWGQLMTDGYVGWLSALSLIASDGTDPTHVVSAPLTRATDKSIKVLGNGPMPMGAQLRVSDPSIEIGGSSARFAQSDAGALPADHLRSLSTPVHDWVAVAALFTNTPYVWGGRSALGIDCSALVQLAIQQAGIACPRDSDMQEARLGHQVERSDGLQRGDLAFWPGHVGIMLDDATLFHANAFAMATVAEPLIDVEHRIGEARTIKRLDQ
- a CDS encoding winged helix-turn-helix transcriptional regulator yields the protein MWTFTAGHPRPGPVAQKVARRRPFAHCLTLSPSATPKPIDSKAQKAVSIALPKQLSCGARVALSGFASTGYSPSRGVGLSPQKALRLWHDVALTRVRGNVGDLTERQMLILLTIYLENPPHTVRGLAAKLGVTKPVITRALDTMGAMGLVSRKRDEADKRNVIIQRTVDGALYVEALAETIVGHAEELR
- a CDS encoding leucyl aminopeptidase family protein, coding for MPLFCVTSMDQAREALGDKDAALHNWAKAQGFEAKPGQVLVLPDGDGAIVAVLVGCKANAAGLADPGFALGALPGQLPAGTYTLETPIANADMALTAFLLGTYSFTTFKPAKRGEVRLATADAARERAITQARGVIFGRDLINTPANLLGPAALADSALGMAKEFGAETIVIVGEDLLDPNNPFPMIHTVGAAANNAPRLFDMRWNGGADDAPRLTLVGKGVCFDSGGLNIKPGNSMALMKKDMGGAAAVLGLALMIMEAKLPVRLRVLIPCVENAIASQAFRPSDVLTSRKGLTVEIGNTDAEGRLVLGDALALGDEEAPDLMIDMATLTGAARVALGPDLPPFFTDHDALADAIMEASEAQDDPVWRMPLWDRYDSAIAGKVGDISNTGNMPFAGAITAALFLRRFVEKAKSWVHVDIYGWTPSSRPGRPEGGEAQAIRALFNLVAKRYAKTD
- a CDS encoding 3-deoxy-manno-octulosonate cytidylyltransferase — translated: MSEKLPRSLVLIPARMASTRLPGKPLAMIGEKPMIVHVVDRAREAGLGEPVVATDDADVLRAVEAHGGKAVMTRADHPSGSDRIFEALQTLDPDRQMDLIVNVQGDLPTLDPAIIQKAAMLMEDPAVDIATLTTPITVDHERTDPNVVKVVGTPLSDRHLRALYFTRATAPHGDGPLFHHIGLYVYRRSALERFVGLPPSTLETREKLEQLRALEAGMRIDVAIVDGVPLGVDTPEHLDEARRQLSPSNM